The window CAGCATCAGCACCTGTAATATCATCATCCCATATAACCTGACTACTTTGTCGCAAGGTGCTTGATTTACCAACTCTGACATCATCCGCAAAGTTAGTGCAACGAGCAACAGTATTTCGCCGCACTAAAAGCGGCATTTGTTTCATTCCTCGATGACTGAATTTTCGAACCATCTTTTGTACTACTCCAGCCTTCTGCACTTCTTGGCAAACTGCATCATCATCCTCAAGTTTCAATTTACAATCATTTTCAGcattttcttcatgttcttcctccATGACTGACTCTAACACAATGCTGTGCTCTCCATCATTATTTACACCAGCAGCAGTCTCTCCCTCTATATGTTTTCCGTGAAAGCCTTGGATGTCTCGAACACCTTCTTCCGAGAAGCAACCATCCCtgctaggggggagggaaggtctgCCATGGTCTGTGCTGGTGGCCCCGTTCCCCCCAGAGAGGGGCCAACCGCTAAAAAAGACGAGAAGCCAGACAAACGAGGGCAACTCGGAGAACGCATCAACTCTGCAAAAATTGGGAAACCATTAGTGTTGAAGATTTATCACAAAAATGGCAATATGGAAAATGGGAAAATTTTCTATAAATCAAGGGTAAAATAAGTTAATCATGAAACACTATTGTTGCTTAGATCTTTTCTTCTAATACTCTGAAATTTTGATGACCCTTCTGCCTCtggttacaataaaaaaataccaaaattttatttcatatttgatGATACATTGTGtcccaaaataaagaaaaagattaattgaaaaatataaaataatgccaAAATAAAGTCATTTTCTAAAATATGTGACCTGTTATCATAATAAAGAGCACCCAATAGATGTTTCTTCCAACTACTAGCAAGGACTAAGTAACTACGAAAAGCCATTATGAAGGTGAAAAagtcccttcccttctctgctcTATTCAAAAGCACTAATGGATCAAGCTGTTTGCAAGTAAAGGCAAAGCACTCACTTCAGCTTTATTATGAACAATTAAGCTAGTATAGCATTTGGGAATTAGgtgtttgctctttttttttaatgaagaaataataatatataaatatacacacacatataactgccCATATATCTCTGCCTTGCATACATCTAAGCATGCACAcaatgcaacacacacacgcatacacacaagataaaaaaaggaaatttcaaTTTAATGTGACCGTACTTCAATATGAAATATTTTCCCAGATTTCAATAGCTAATAGAAATATAGCCTTTCTAGTATTCAATGTATTTTTCATGTATAGCAATTAAATGATTTACATTAGCCCTAACAGCAGGGAAGGTTGTGAGGACATCAAGTGTCTCATTATGGAAAGTAACTTGTAAGCAATTTCAAACATATAAATACTGTGATTCTCTAATGTATATTATAAAGCATTAACTCATCTGTAACAGAAACTTCCACAAATGAACATACTGGGTGATGAAGGACTAATTCCTCACAAATGTTTTACATATTACAAATTTTCAGGCCTCAACGATACAATAAAGATACAAGAACTTTAAAACTgaccttttctttctcacttcttcaGAATGGACTGAAGACTAAGGACTTTCTgtctattatcttttcttttagcaTGGAAAACATTGTTCTGATCCTCACTCCTTCCAACACATCATCTCTCATATCTTAACATGCACTCAGCATGTGTTAAAGTCAGTAAAGACAGCAACCTCTCAGTCTCCTGGTAGTTATGCTGATTTCCACAAGCTCAAAACACAATGGACTCCATCAAAATTTAAGGAAAAAATACAGCTTTCCGTAAAATCCTGTGAATTTTTCGTCCTACAAAATACATTCACCTCCAGTTCATGCATAGATTTCACATATAACAAAGGCAAATTTCATGAGATCAAAGATAACTGGCCTTCTGAGAAAACTACTGACAAAGACCTGTTTCACTTCACACACTTCTGGAAAAATTGCAGGTAGATTCACACAACTCTGCCTCACATTTACTGCACTCTGAAAACATATGTACTATTCCATGAACTTACTGTTCCATCTATATCTCCTTCAAGCATTAATACTATATTCTAATTTCCATCATGTCTAACAAggttcctcctacctttcccccgTGCCGAGCTCAAACTCGCCCCTCTTCGCAATGGAGACTTTGTGTCTGTGTCGTTCCCTGTATTGGTGTCACTGCGCTGCTCTGTGAAGGTTAGAAAGCTGAGGTAATCTTAGGTTATAAGAGCACTTGGAGTTTCAGCAATGAAGGGGTCGTGTGTACTTTTTATATTAAaagattaaaaatgaaaaaattgcAGGCAGAGGGTAATTGTTTGGTCAATTTTGTTAAGAAATTAATtctgaaaattatttttattctaagacttttgaaaatgtatttttgtgtctaCTGTTAATTTCAAAGCAAAAAGTAAAATTCTTTCACAAAGTATTGGTGATTTTCTTGACTACTAATCAGAAGCACACAGATTAAACTATTCATGCAATACAAATTAATGCCAGAATATTGCATGTTATACAAGCAAGATGGATAACCACACAACTACATTAATAAGCAAAAGAGAAGCAAGCAGATCAAGCAGATTCAATCTCCAACAtccaaataaaatatatgaagcaGAAAAGGCATGGGGAGGTTAAGAATAACATAAGCCTTGGATAAATTAACTACGAAACACTGATCAAGTTTGCAACCAAATGCCAGCCTATTGAGTGAGTACTGAAGAAGAGATGCAAAAACCCAGTTTCAAAACtgcattcataaaaaataaacagacttgAGATGGCATATACTCTTAAACTTGGCATATTACTATGAATACAGTTTTGAAAATAATGAACCCAATTTAAGGTTTTTCCATTGGTCTATATGTTGACACCCAACCAACAACTCAAGTCActtatatacactgaaaaaaaaatcctcctcctgctttccagTGCATGCATACCATACTGGCATACAACTTTTGTTCTGCTGACTGTAACCCTTTCCATGCTGACCAGCACAGCATGCCTGGCCGCAGTAGTAGTGTGGGCTCATTACCTTGCATGTTGGCGGCTGTGAGGATGATATGCTCTAGTTTTTCCCTAAGAGCTGTTACTTCATCTGTCCTCAACTGTCGTTCGGCCTTGAGGAAGTGGCCCAGCTGCCGGCATAGCTCTCCCAGGTCGGCCTCGTGCTGCGGCAACACTCATCAACTCACTACATAAAGGCTCTCACTCTACTTTCACAACATACACAAGTCATTCTCAGGATGGATCACCACACCCTATCAGACTCATCACTCATGCAAGTAAACtaattattcattaaaaaaaatactactcACATGCATCATTTGGTaagttgatattaataaaaaataaaaagactaaaCAAGACAATATTTCTGAAATAAGGgctatatgaaaagagaaaaaacataaattcTATCACATAACTTCTGGAAAAAGCAGCTTGGGTATGAGCCATTCCACAGCTAGCATAATAAGGAAAACATGGCTGCAAGTCACTAGGACACTAAACAAAACAAGGAACAGTTACTATGGCTAGGGGACATTCAACATCACATGTACCAGTATAAAGCACACTCTGTACTACCAACATTCAGCTAGCAATCTAGTTTTTTAAAATTATGTTTGAGATGTAAAACAAAGACCATTTCTTAAATGCAGAAAGTGAGGTGACATAAGTTTTGATATGACTAAAGCGCTTCCCATGTCAATTAGATGACACTGAAACCTACATTATCTCAAGACTAGCTTTCTAGTCAACATtccataaaataaattaatatttacatttgaTCCCATGGAGTTCATGAGGAACTCACTCTTGTGACctcttattgatgataatggtgataattgtgatgaagTTAACAATACCAAAACATAACTTTGTCCCACACTATATGCCACATTACGAGACAAAACCAAGTATTCTATTATATAAACCCATTCATGATCCTAAAGTTTGCATAAAAACATTAGCACACCTGATCAGCAAGGTTATACTAGGGCGGGTGGTTAATGGTACTAATATATTGTCAAAAGAGTTGAAGAAACGTTGAAGAGACCATCTCAAAagtgaaaaaatacaataaaatatccAACAGCTTCAGCATAAATCCTTCCGAAATAGTACAAAGTCTTATTAACTATCAACAAAATTGCTGAAATGTGTAATAACCCTAAGAATTGTTATAATGAATTTCACAAATAATTTCTAATTACCTTTACATAGCTAACTTTATTCATAATTCTTCACCAATATATTGCCTGTGAAACTATTAAACACATCCTaagattaacccattggatccagatgcttcactgccattATGTGGCCCAAAATACGAGCATTAGACTTATGTGAGCGGACACTCTGACAAGTATGCAGGGTGCAAACAAACACTTGTGTGACAACACTCCAAACCACCCCTTTGgaatttttactctttttcagcacaagtattttctttttctttttttttggggggggccattttccaatgtctatatttgtcattttatttactttatctagATGGTAATAAAATGTTTTACTTGCACAGACACCATATCATCTCTCAAGGTAGTCTACAATTCAGTGCAATAATAgagcaataagtaacattttgttatttgtgtattcttttaatttttcatattaattttctgtaatacaacctgggCTGCCAGTCACAGcggccaggaataggatcctgagcatggaaatagcgtCCTCTCTGCAGCCAGCGctcttccagccatggctcaCGGACATTACAGTCCACACTTATTTATCAatgtaaataatgcaaaagcccctttctaaatgccaaatgagtctaatcatcctccaagagctttgtacaCTCAAGGCAAGTCTTTCCTATCACCCAGCCTTCAACAGAAATGTGATAGCAAGTTTGCGTCACCCCAGCACACAGTTAAATTTccccatgacagcatgttcatgtCATCTGCCCTCAAGCCAAAttatttcatgacatgatggtcacgtcATCCAGATCATAGATGGTTAGGTAGCTCAGTCCTATAATTCTAAATTTCTAAATTTCTAAATTCTGATGTTTGTGATGTCACCTCACTTTTGCCTGGCCTTCATCAACCATCACTTACTGAATGTGCCTGTTGCAGTTGTTGAGTCAGCCGTGCAATCTCCTCATTGCATAAGGCTAACTCACTTTCCCGCAATCGCAGTTGTGTGCTCAGGTCACGACCACAGTCATCCTATAAACATTTGTGGATATAAGACAATTTGAAAATATTTGGCAACTCTTATAAAAGAACATACAGGAAATCAGTTCACACTCCAACACATgacagaaaataatacaaataaatatcacAAGTATAAAATATTGAAATACACTTGAAATTGTTGTGGTCTTCGACAAAGCATCAAAGAACTTGAACGAGGTTTCCCCTTGTTCACTTATCCAGCATATGTTTGATCTTTTTAGAGCCTAACTTTGACTGCCAAATACACCTATGATTCTGAACACTAACCTTTGCTTGCAGCTGTGAAACCTGTGCAGTTAGGTGGACTTTCAGCTGCTTGTTCCTTGCCTCCAACTCTAGCACCTGCTTACTGGTATCAGAAAGTTGCTTGCTCAGTGAGTCCACCTTCTCCTCTAAGGCAGCTGACTCCAGGCATTTAATAGAGTACTTCTGCGAGAGAGACAGGATTTCATGTCGAATATCTTCCATCTCTGCCTCATGCTCCTTGTGAATGGCACCAATGTCGTGTCCTGACTGCATCTTCCTAATGAACTCCTCCTTGAACTTGGCTATCTCTCTCTGAACCTCAGCCTCATGTGCTTTCCTCATAGCATCCAGGGCAGCCAGGGTAGCCTGTGTCTCTTCAGCCAGTGCTTGTTCCTTTTCTGCCTGTAATGCTGCCAGTTCCCTCCTGTGCTTTTCCTCCAATTCCGCTAACATGCGTTTGTTAGAGTTCTCCATAGCTCCCAGACCTTTCTCACACAGACCCTAAAGACACAATTACAGTAACAATGAGACATTTGCAAATGTGCCTTCAAAATAAATATCTCATCTTCACACCAGATCTATACTTACTGATACATATGTGGATTGGTCAGCATACACTTACCCTGAGATGCTCTATTTCCACCTGGTATCTCTGCCTGACTTTCTCCTCACACATGTCTGGCTGACTTCCAATGGACTCTTCATATTGTTGCTTGAGAGCAGAGATCTGGGCCTCATAGCCCTCCTCCAGCAGGCACAGACGTCGTTTGAGTTCAGTtaattcatcatcactatcccgtGTTGGAGGTTCGTGTCTTGACTGTTCCCGCAGCCTTGACAGTTCTTCCTCATGCTGGGACTGGAGAGCTGACATTGCTATTTTGTGGTCTTTTTCCAGAGCCTGAAACATATATGATGGCACTTTAGTAAAAAGggaatgtgggtgggtgggtgcattcatgcatgtgtgtatgtgtgtatgtgtgtatgtgtgtatgtgtgtgtgtgtgtgtgtgtgtgtgtgtgtgtgtgtgtgtgtgagtgcgtgagtgagtgagtgagtgagtgagtgagtgagtgagtgagtgagagtgagagtgagagtgagagtgagagtgagagtgagagtgagagtgagagtgagagtgagagtgagagtgaatgtgagtgtgagtgtgagtgtgagtgtgagtgtgagtgagtgtgtgtgagcgtgagtgtgagtgtgagtgtgtgagtgtgtgagtgtgtgagtgtgtatgtgtgtgagtgtgtgtgtatgtgtgtgtgtgtgtgtgtttgtgtgtgtgtgtgtgtgtgtgtgtgtgtgtgtgtgtgtgtgtgtgtgtgtgtgtgtgtgtgtgtgtgtgtgtgtgtgtgtgtgagtgtgtgtaagtgcgagtgtgagtgtgagtgtgagtgtgagtgagtgtgtgagtgtgagtgtgagtgtgagtgtgagtgtgagtgtgagtgtgtgtgagtgtgagtgtgtgagtgtgagtgtgagtgagtgtgagtgtgagtgtgagtgtgagtgtgtgtgtgtgtgtgtgtgtgtgtgtgtgtgtgtgtgtgtgtgtgtgtgagtgtgtgtgtgtgtgtgcgtgtgcgtgtgcgagtgcgagtgcgagtgcgagtgtgagtgtgagtgtgtgagtgagtgagtgagtgagtgtgagtgagtgagtgagtgtgagtgagtgtgagtgtgagtgagtgtgagtgtgagtgtgagtgtgtgtgtgtgtttgtgtgtgtgtgtgtgtgtgtgtgtgtgtgtgtgtgtgtgtgtgtgtgtgtgtgtgcgtgtgcgagtgtgagtgtgagtgtgtgagtgtgtgagtgagtgagtgagtgagtgagtgagtgagtgagtgagtgagtgagtgagtgagtgtgagtgagtgagtgagtgagtgagtgagtgagtgagtgagtgagtggtgaatgaatgagtgagtgagtgagtgagtgagtgagtgagtgagtgagtgagtgagtgagtgagtgagtgagtgagtgagtgagtgaatgagtgagtgtgagtgtgagtgtgagtgtgagtgtgtgtgagtgtgggtgtgtgtgtgagtgtgagagtgagtgtctgtgtgagtgcgagtgtgtgagtgcgagtgtgtgagtgcgagtgtgtgtgtgtgtgtgtgtgtgtgtgtgtgtgtgtgtgtgagtgagtgagtgagtgagtgagtgagtgagtgagtgagtgagtgagtgagtgagtgagtgagtgagtgagtgagtgagtgcgtgtgtgtgtgtttgcttatatagaTGTTTCTTttcatacatgtaaatgtacacattcataagcatgtatgtgtacatttgagTACATGTGACTtcagatgggtgggtgggtgagtatgtgggggtatgggtgtgggtattcactatgtgcatgagtgtgtgtgcatgtatacatgagtGGGCCCATGAGTGAGGTGGGTGGCTGTATGTGGATAGGGGTATTTGCATCTATGCATATCCTGATTCAActgtgcaactgtgtgtgtgtatatgcatatgtctgcTCATGTAGACATTTATTTTCACAAGTGTAAATGAACAcatgagagagtaaaagaaagaaaagagaaacggacaATAACTAACCTTGAGAGTGTTGAGATACTCAATGCACTGTTTacattctgcttctctctccttcacacgcTTAGAATCCAAGTTCTTCTTGAGCTTAGCAACCTCTTGCCGCAGTTCTTCGCACTGGCGGCATCCGTCTGCCATACCAGTGATGTCTGAAGCTCTGCGTGACCTACGTgatgtctcactctttctcttggccTTGGGGGAAGGTGGCATCTTGGTGGGTGATGACGACTGAGAAAGACTAGGACTTAACTCATTATCGCCTTCCTTCCCAAAGTCTGTAGGATGTGACTTGAGGGAAGATGGGCTGGCTTCTGGCCTGACCTGACTGGCTGCTTGGAGGACAAGCTTGGTCAGTTCAGAGTTCCCCTGAGCTGACATTTTGTTAAACAGGAAGGCAAATTCTGCCTGATCAAGAGCAGGCTGCACCAGACTCTCTAGGGAGGAATCACAACCACCCAGGAACATAAGGAGGTGAGCCTCACTGGCTACAACATCACTAGCAGAACCTATCATGTCTCTGTTTTCCTCCACTATGTTGAGATGTTCACAAGTGGATGTTGTTGTATCTCCTTCACTCTGCACCACTGCTAACTGACCATCAATGACTGCCTTTTGTGCCACAACTGCAGCAAACTCTGATAGTACCATATCTATGGTAGCTGTTACTGAATTGATAACTGCAGTGTCACCTGCTCTATACTGTGCCAGTACTGCCTCATACTTGTTACTAAGAGTGAAAACGGCCTCCTCCATTTCCTGCCGCAGAGACTCATCAGCAGCTGTGTGGCAGCGCTCAAGCGTGGCAGCCGTGACCTGCGTCATTGCTTCAGGTGATGTCTCTGAAGGCGAGATAAGGTGACTGAGCCTCATGAGGGAATGTGCTGCCTCAATGTTAACCAATTCCTGGTTAACCAACTCCTGTGCCATCGACCAAACCTCTCGCATCCGCACCTCTTCCAGTAACACAGAATCATCGTGAGGAGGTCCTGATCCAGTCACAGTCTCCCTGGCCATCACCACAGCAACTTCATGAAGCTTGCCCTCTTTGTACTGCGTTACCAAGTTGGCCAACGACCTCTCACGTTCCAGGAGCCGACTCTGTAGATCACGGCATGTCTCCCCCAGGATGGCAGGAGGAGTTGTGTTagtccctctacctcctccaggCTGGGGTCCAACACTCATTGCAATCTCTCCCTGCACAACAAGCTTTTCTGCCAGCAGGCTCGTGTAGAAGTCAAGCGGTGCCATTGTCTCCATGTCAAAATCAGGATTGGTGAGTTTCTTCTCCAGGAATGATAACTTGCGGTGAGCCTCAATCAGCTCCTGCAACTTGACTGATGCTTCGTACATATGGGGCCTCTGGGCTGCCTGTACCACCTGTGAAACCTGTGTCATTACCAGAGTTTCATAGGCAAGTCGCTCCGCAAACAGTTTCAACTGCATGTCTCGGGTCCACTTTCCCGTTGCCTGCAGAAATGGAACACATTAAAATCAAATTGTTTTCACAACCAgtttatatacaatacacacatggggaaattaagataaaaattgtataaatacatctatttatgtacatacagaatggtacatatatagatacactatttctatttgtctatcttcctatgtgttttaatatatttacCTTCAGATGGTCTCGACGATTGTTAAGATCCGTCAACTTGTCCCTGAGCATATCTTGTAAACGTAACACCAACGGACGCAACCGATCAGTCTGAGCCTGATCAGGTGGGGAATGGCGGAGCTGAGTCAACCGAACAGCAGTATTCAATCTCTGCAGGAGAGATGAGATTCCTGGGGCCCCGCAAGAACATATACACTCCACTGACCCTGCCCAAGCCACACACTCTCCAAGCTGAAAGGTATGCATTTGTTAATATAACATTACCAGGGCATATTGCTGCTTAAAAGTGAAACCATGAACTACAGATGAGGCTTTACAAATCTTCTTGGAACTCTATAAGAGTCTTTAAAATAAAGAGCTGACTATTCCACTACTATAAAATATTCAATTACATAACCTGGTATACTTCACAgaatttatcattactaattacaACACTCATTAGCTTTATAGCCTGAACTAGCAAAAATAATTTCAAAGATATTTACTTGCAACTGCAGAGTAGACAAGACTTTCTCTAAAGCTGCTAATTTTTCCCGCAGTGATTTGGTCTCTGAATCAGATCGACTTATTTTAACAGTCTTCTCTGGAGTGGCTCTGGGTGACCGCAGTGTCTTGCGAGGAACTGAAGGTGATCGCATGGGAGATCTGAAATCAATAATACAACCATTTACATGAAGAGAAAGTTTCAACACTCAATTCACAATTGACTCATAATGGCCATTATTATAGATAATTAAAACATTCtttcaaaccaaaaaaaaagacataaagagaACCCAAAAAAAAGTTACCTCAGTGGTGAAACTGGGTGTGTGGGAGACCTAGGTCGTGGCTCCTTCTTTGGAGTATGTGAAGGCGTTGGAATGGCCTCTCCCGTGATGTTAGAAACCTGTGCAGTTTTAGAGTAACATATCCATATAAAGGGAAGTAAATAACTGATTGTATTTCGTTCTAGAAAAATGATGCCACTGTATTCAAAGATAAAGCAGTATTGTAATATAAGAACCtcatgagtttgtttgtttttagtcatTTATATTATTCTAGCAGCATCTTGAATTACCTTATATTAGATAACCATTGAGTTTAACAAACCAAAGATAACCATAGTCAAATTGGCCTACCTTTGACTCCAGAGCATTGAGGCGCACAATGGCTTTCATGGCCTCTGAACTCCCAGGACTGTCCAGAGATTTTCTACGCAGTCGTGACGACTTGGTGGAATCATCAAAACTCTTTGATCTCTTTGGTACTTTGGTATCTTTcgtctcaccctttccctccttcacttctcctTCCACCTACAGAAACACAGTTTTCAACTCTCTATACTTCTGATTTGACATGCAGTAAGTTTATAATTTTGTACAAGGTGTGACATTTCCCTTCACATTGCTAAGAACTTACCTCTGGAGAACAGCTGCCTTCCTCATTCTGAAGCAGCTGCTCAATCTTTGCTTCCAACTGAGACAACTTCAGCTCCATATCctttgagagagtgaaagactcGCGGCCCTTCAAGCTCTGGGTCCGTCTGCGGTCACGGCTTTCTGCTCGGCTGATCTTCTGCTTCAGAAGGCGAACCTGAAGACGTCGGCCAAAATCAGTGAAATTTATAAGGAAATACAGAGTAAATaggacacatctatctatattaacTTTTGGAAAGAAGTTATCATAAATgatggatgagagaagagagacactaatggggaataaagaaagaaatgagaaatataataCACACCTGCTTCTCAGAGGCAGTTAGCTTATTAGTCAGATCTTGTATCCTGCAAGTCATGAGATTCAGCTGAGAATTGAAGTCGCCTTCACTTCCCTTCAGGTCCTGACGCAGCTTCAGATTTGACAGCTCAATGTCGTCATGCTGGTTCTGAATATCACGAATCTCCTTCTTCAGTGCCTTGATCTCATTCACAGCCTTCTCAAACCGAAGCTGAAGTTCAGTGAACTGATCTACTAACCTGCAGGAATATTTGAATACCATAAAGATTTGCACTTCCACATTCACAttcaaaaaacaataattatcatattttttccacACAAAAATGTAATGTAGATAAAGGTTAGAACACAGAGAAGATACTAAAATTAAAAGCAAAACTTACTGCTCCTTATCAAGGTCCTCTGGATCTTGAGTAAGGTCGAAGTTTGTGAGGTCAGTGATGGACTCAATACGTGGAAGGTTCTTTCTTGAAGAAAATCTCTCACGACTGCTAGATATGGAGAGACTTGAAGATGCTCTTCTAGCCTATGAAGCATGAAAAAGAGAACAGTAAAACAGACCAATATATtagacaatatacatatatactgacaatGCCTACATTACATAATATGTACTAATATATTTTAATCTATTGTTTATTTCAACTATTAAAGGCTCTTCAAGAAAGCAAATCTTACAGTTTGGGCAATAAACACTAATTACATATTATCTCAATTATAAATATCTCAAATTAAACATTTCAGCTCACCTGATCTTGCaaatctctctctaattcacgGATTCTGCCACAAAGAGCTTCATTCTCCTCAATCCCTCTGTGCAAGCGGTCTGCTGTATGGTCCAGCTCCTTCTGCGTTTCCTTGAGGGAGTCACGCAGGGTATCAACCTGTTGCATGAATGGGACATGAATTTCATGAGGTTTGTGCAAAACTTATTTTTTGTGACCCTGAAAAATATTTGTTCATACAGAATACCTTGGTATGATGGCTTTGGTTGTGATAGTTGTAGATGGCTTATTTTCATcttgataaatattatatatttagtaatGTAGAAGTCAGAATTTAGTTAATTAGAAACACATCTTGTACAATTCCTTGTATTACTATTCATAAAAGATGTAATACTGAACCACTTCCTTTCATCCCATTCATATAATGAATGTGCTATAACTTGCTCCCTTATATGCGCAACTGAGTTAAAGAAGTTTATAAAAAATGAGAagcaaaatacaaataattataaaagttttAAATTCAGTATATTAGTATACTGCTGATTTCACTGAGCACCAAAAGCCCCACAACATCCAAACTCAATATGatttcttcccattccttttaGGAGCAATATTACAATTCTTACCACAAAAGCTCCCAGCAGAGTCTCTTTTCCTTGCAAAATAAATTTAAACTATTTTGTTTACCTGAAAAACCATTACCATAAGCTATTAAGTCTATAAACTACAAATCTTGTTAGAGA of the Penaeus chinensis breed Huanghai No. 1 chromosome 27, ASM1920278v2, whole genome shotgun sequence genome contains:
- the LOC125039471 gene encoding protein MLP1 homolog isoform X10; the protein is MNRVLEVSQAEDVTGNQFSLAITAPDRVTFIKGTCREESRWWMDVLSVFPRSQKQQGRHKRNATFPGIKTTTVLKQNMVSHSPSPSLAPTTFETPIGQRVRFLSCTTDPLGSRPPSAPALDMEEDVFPTKDSSASGTHIPPSSTSQAPTPTPLYHSTPLSSLPPPTRILRDEHKENTPPYAEDYTDNPPTSESPPTQDKLSHKFRTRRAIKREVRGLTQPRSKSEVTAMFPANLPSSVSPLRHGSTATTGHTTASLYSSTGSIATSAYSTPEGSHSTLSPAHSAVVDAISAPEPRTVRRATITLTSSLSSLNSLTSSSSSSSSSSSSSAGSSVGVSSSLSSSLGGIGSSGGDGGGGVGTPSFRSLDSGVHVPTRPHARTAPDKPGEVTRQLLLSDLEESKREEKLKDIADSITRLRGSSSLSYLSSKQSGLGDVKPTRERDAQDETDAAPEVSKTSSEETAEPSHPDHQVRGDPDGCGLEVSPPYTVNPDLQRVDLPAEDLLYIKKGWLMKQSLNHDWIKYWFVLRGTGLMFYRDPTAEDNGILDGIIDLSVAKSIEECDVARNYGFMILTWEEKKYVFSAVTSGIRGNWVQALRNAANLKESKDRPLTLGEQIEREIVAKRDRHNSQSSTFESMAAERDQGNDIHNDSISSANSRYVFSSDDEYRTASETSGGIRIQNKEDNFKCERARSRSNSRTRSSKRSRSSPPTSRRNTRDDFPSISKDEVLTSCYSESGSLHSISDLDAQHRPEKDSSATTLTGSGDALLVDLLETQVESLKAKLEQTQSPPIRSRAKLELSLADSRNTIASLTADLTRLRKKLEVCEGDLDRSEREVDKLRRDKEEMSSDAQSLRHRVASLENQVKELLDRVEEQEHDLSEKASCANQLNELRKKYSELQEQLSCQSGVVDWKHRYDLLEKKLLREREEWQLKYKEVTSAQASRHDESVRTLTRSLQEAENRIQGLVTELECERASGANAPTRIPRAMEKAGLKRENQELTTQIEHLTNELARMRENLKSEKSEVYKWKDLVKELRSLLDGKNDEIERKRDEVKEAHARESSSTPSLAPGIHPQGTTTSEPPIIVVDTLRDSLKETQKELDHTADRLHRGIEENEALCGRIRELERDLQDQARRASSSLSISSSRERFSSRKNLPRIESITDLTNFDLTQDPEDLDKEQLVDQFTELQLRFEKAVNEIKALKKEIRDIQNQHDDIELSNLKLRQDLKGSEGDFNSQLNLMTCRIQDLTNKLTASEKQVRLLKQKISRAESRDRRRTQSLKGRESFTLSKDMELKLSQLEAKIEQLLQNEEGSCSPEVEGEVKEGKGETKDTKVPKRSKSFDDSTKSSRLRRKSLDSPGSSEAMKAIVRLNALESKVSNITGEAIPTPSHTPKKEPRPRSPTHPVSPLRSPMRSPSVPRKTLRSPRATPEKTVKISRSDSETKSLREKLAALEKVLSTLQLQLGECVAWAGSVECICSCGAPGISSLLQRLNTAVRLTQLRHSPPDQAQTDRLRPLVLRLQDMLRDKLTDLNNRRDHLKATGKWTRDMQLKLFAERLAYETLVMTQVSQVVQAAQRPHMYEASVKLQELIEAHRKLSFLEKKLTNPDFDMETMAPLDFYTSLLAEKLVVQGEIAMSVGPQPGGGRGTNTTPPAILGETCRDLQSRLLERERSLANLVTQYKEGKLHEVAVVMARETVTGSGPPHDDSVLLEEVRMREVWSMAQELVNQELVNIEAAHSLMRLSHLISPSETSPEAMTQVTAATLERCHTAADESLRQEMEEAVFTLSNKYEAVLAQYRAGDTAVINSVTATIDMVLSEFAAVVAQKAVIDGQLAVVQSEGDTTTSTCEHLNIVEENRDMIGSASDVVASEAHLLMFLGGCDSSLESLVQPALDQAEFAFLFNKMSAQGNSELTKLVLQAASQVRPEASPSSLKSHPTDFGKEGDNELSPSLSQSSSPTKMPPSPKAKRKSETSRRSRRASDITGMADGCRQCEELRQEVAKLKKNLDSKRVKEREAECKQCIEYLNTLKALEKDHKIAMSALQSQHEEELSRLREQSRHEPPTRDSDDELTELKRRLCLLEEGYEAQISALKQQYEESIGSQPDMCEEKVRQRYQVEIEHLRGLCEKGLGAMENSNKRMLAELEEKHRRELAALQAEKEQALAEETQATLAALDAMRKAHEAEVQREIAKFKEEFIRKMQSGHDIGAIHKEHEAEMEDIRHEILSLSQKYSIKCLESAALEEKVDSLSKQLSDTSKQVLELEARNKQLKVHLTAQVSQLQAKDDCGRDLSTQLRLRESELALCNEEIARLTQQLQQAHSHEADLGELCRQLGHFLKAERQLRTDEVTALREKLEHIILTAANMQEQRSDTNTGNDTDTKSPLRRGASLSSARGKELMRSPSCPRLSGFSSFLAVGPSLGGTGPPAQTMADLPSPLAGMVASRKKVFETSKAFTENI